The genomic window TTTTTAAGTTCATAATTTTTAGAAATAGCATTTAAACCAATACCTCCAACGGTAGAAATTGCTTTGTCAATTGCTGCCGTATTTATTATTTCTAAAGGAAATTTTTTGATGTGTTTGGCTAATAATTCCGCGTTTAAATAAACATCTTTGGATAAATATATTTTTAATAGGTTAATTTGCGAGGTACTTAGCTTTAATTCTTTTTTTAAAATTTCCGAAGTATTTCTGAATTTAGAAGTTGTTATTTTAGAATGAATATTATCTAATGTTAGTAAAGGTTTAAAATCTATAAAAATGGTTGCTTTAGAGTTTGAAGATAACTGTCCTCTAATTTGAGGGCTTAACCCGTAAATAGCATTTCCTTCTAGTCCAAATTTAGTAATAACGGCTTCTCCTTTTTGAATAACATCATTACATGAAATAGCAATGTTTTTTAAAGGTGTTCCTTCGTTATTTTGTATAAAATCTGGGTGCCAATCAATTTGATAGGCACAGTTAGACGCTTGAAAAGGTTTAGTTTCTATTTCTTTTTTAGCAAAAGTTTTAAGCCAGCTTCCATCCGATCCTGTAATCTTCCAACTTCCTCCTCCTAAAGCAAAAGCGGTGTAATCTGTTTGTATACTTTTGTCATTAATAACAGGACTACTAGTATCATCCCAACCAGAAAAAGTATGTTGATATTTAATAATAACACCTTTTTCGTTAAGAAGTTGTAGAATAGCATTTAGTACTTCAATAGGTTTAATCCCTTCTTCCGGAAATACTCTTTTACTACTTCCTACGTAAGTTGGAATACCTATTGTATCGAGCCAATTTCTAAAATCGTTATTAGTGAAACTTAATAGCGCTTCTTCTAAAAAATATTTAGGAGTATAACGTTTAATAAATTGATTAATATCTTCCGAATGCGTTAAGTTAAAACCGCCTTTACCAGCCACTAAAAATTTACGTCCAGAGGTTTTGTTTTTTTCGTAAATAGTAACAGTAAATTTTTGGGGATCTAAAAAGGCCGCCAATAATAAAGCTGCTGGTCCGCTACCTATAATCGCTATTCTTTTTTTCATATAACAAAAATAGTTATTATTAGGAGGTAAATGAATTTTCTAGAGCTAAATCAAAATGAGAAGTGAGTTTGGTTAAGTTTAACTGATTCATATCAGTTAAACTTAAAAATTGTAATTATAAATTTGCGAAAACAAACTATTTTAATATATAAATGTCTGATTCTAAAAAGTTTCAACAAACAGCAGATTTGCTTTTTGAAATTTCATCACTTTTGATGGTTTCGGGAGCAAATACTAGTAGAATTAATATTAGCATAGATCGATTTGCTTCAGTTTTAAATTTTGATGTTCAAAGTTGGATTAGTCAAAAAACGATTATAATGACATTAACAGATGAAGTAACTAAACAGAGTACTACAAAAGTTTATAATTTGCCACCTCATGCTTTAAGTTATCTTATCATTTCTGAAATTAGTAAGTCCAGTTGGACGGCTATTCATGAAAATTGGTCTTTAGAAGAAATTGAAGCAGAAATTAAACGGATTAAAGAACTTGAAAAGTACCCTAAAATAGTTGTGCTATTTGCTGTTAGTTTTGCTATTGCTGGGTTTTGTAACCTTTTTAAAGGGGATTATCTAAACATGTTAGTTGCTTTTATAAGTGCATTTGTAGGGTTGTTTGTTGCTCAGCAAGCACATAGGTTAAAGTACAATATGTATATACGGATTTTCTTGGCGTCCTTAGTTGCTTCTTTAATAGCTTCTATAGGTATGGTGTTTAATATAGGAGCAAACCCTCAAACGGCGGTAGCGACTTCCATACTCTTTCTTGTACCTGGAGTAACACTTATTAACTCCTTTACAGATTTACTTGAAGGGAATATTTTAAACGGTGTTGTTAGATTTGCGATGGGAGCAATGACTGTTTTGGCCATTGCTACTGGGCTTTTTATTGCTATGTATGTTTTTTCAATTAATAAAATATGATAGATTTGATATTACATTTGTTAGAAGTTTCCTTTTGGTCTGGTATTGCTGCAGTTGGATTTGGAGTGCTTTTTAATGTGCCTAAGAACACTATATTCACCATATTCTTATTAGGATTTTCATCTGGTTTTATAAAGTTTTTACTTTTACATTTTAATTTCCATATAGCTCTTGTTAGTCTATTTGCTGCTTGTTATGTAGGTTTAATAAGTATTCCTATTGCACATAAAATCCATAATCCCCCAGTTGTTTTTTCTGTTCCAGGCGTGATACCTATGATTCCG from Algibacter sp. L1A34 includes these protein-coding regions:
- a CDS encoding NAD(P)/FAD-dependent oxidoreductase, whose protein sequence is MKKRIAIIGSGPAALLLAAFLDPQKFTVTIYEKNKTSGRKFLVAGKGGFNLTHSEDINQFIKRYTPKYFLEEALLSFTNNDFRNWLDTIGIPTYVGSSKRVFPEEGIKPIEVLNAILQLLNEKGVIIKYQHTFSGWDDTSSPVINDKSIQTDYTAFALGGGSWKITGSDGSWLKTFAKKEIETKPFQASNCAYQIDWHPDFIQNNEGTPLKNIAISCNDVIQKGEAVITKFGLEGNAIYGLSPQIRGQLSSNSKATIFIDFKPLLTLDNIHSKITTSKFRNTSEILKKELKLSTSQINLLKIYLSKDVYLNAELLAKHIKKFPLEIINTAAIDKAISTVGGIGLNAISKNYELKKMPNQFCIGEMVDWDAPTGGYLLQACASTGAFLAKHLNENG
- a CDS encoding threonine/serine exporter ThrE family protein yields the protein MSDSKKFQQTADLLFEISSLLMVSGANTSRINISIDRFASVLNFDVQSWISQKTIIMTLTDEVTKQSTTKVYNLPPHALSYLIISEISKSSWTAIHENWSLEEIEAEIKRIKELEKYPKIVVLFAVSFAIAGFCNLFKGDYLNMLVAFISAFVGLFVAQQAHRLKYNMYIRIFLASLVASLIASIGMVFNIGANPQTAVATSILFLVPGVTLINSFTDLLEGNILNGVVRFAMGAMTVLAIATGLFIAMYVFSINKI
- a CDS encoding threonine/serine exporter family protein, translated to MIDLILHLLEVSFWSGIAAVGFGVLFNVPKNTIFTIFLLGFSSGFIKFLLLHFNFHIALVSLFAACYVGLISIPIAHKIHNPPVVFSVPGVIPMIPGYYAYETILSIMNFVFIESNSDKRLALIDSIFSNGFTMVYILIALTLGVSLPLLFLNKKTVKRIKN